ttaaaaattataaatttgtaattactTGTATGTTAttataattcaactaatttaggtataatttgttttatgtaaaaaaaaatttaataattgtgAATGCgtgataattaatattttatttatttatttgagttttgagtGTAGGAAAGGATTTgatgtttatattatttatagaataagTGAATATtaacttattaaaataaagaattgagaaaaatatatttcatttaaaaaaaaaaacataaaaatctaTGAGACTAGTCTTGTGTGTGCATATTTATATgtgctttcttcttctacatTCTCAACactaggagagagagagagccattttcaaaagagaaaatgggAGGAACTAGTTTGGGAAGCTTGGTAATggtctttgttcttgttttgacaTCGTTATTGGCCGTTGTTCCGATATCCGAGGCACAACTCCGACAGAATTTCTATGCAGATGTTTGCCCTAACGTCGAGAGTATAGTTCGAACTGCAGTCACGAAGAAGTTTCGACAAACGTTTGTTACAGTTCCTGCTACTCTCCGCCTCTTCTTCCATGATTGTTTTGTTCAGGTAATAATCGAttctataaactaaaataatcaaatatgttTTTCTAAGTTTTATTTGATATAGGGATGTGACGCGTCGGTGATGATTGGCTCGAATGGAGGCAATCAAGTAGAAAAAGATCATCCAGATAATCTTTCACTAGCAGGAGATGGATTCGATACGGTGATAAAAGCGAAAGCAGCAGTTGACGCTGTGCCGGAGTGTAGAAATAAAGTCTCGTGCGCGGATATTCTTGTGATGGCGACTCGAGATGTCATTTCATTGGTTCGTGCTCTCACCGAGTCATGgtaaaatttagtatttacaCGAGGGATGAGTTAATTATGGTAAATTCCTTACTGGATTACAGGCTCGAGGGCCTTCCTATGCTGTGGAGCTAGGGAGGAAGGATGGGCTTGTTTCAAGGGCTTCCGATGTGGAGGGAAAATTGCCTCAGCCGAGCTTTAATCTCAATCAATTGAATGCCATGTTTGCTGCTCATGGCCTTTCTCAGGCTGACATGATTGCTCTGTCTGGtaactatatatatcatatttgaacttttattatagataaatatctaaatatttgtcTGAGATtaattttagcaaatattctggTTAATGACTATGGAAATTACGGTGCAGCTGCGCACACGGTAGGATTCTCCCACTGCACGAAGTTGTTGAACAGGATATACAATTTCAGCCGTACAAATCCAGTGGATCCAACGTTGAACGCGACATATGCAGCCAAGCTTCAAGGAATGTGTCCGAGAGACGTGGATCCGAGGATAGCAATAGACATGGATCCAAACACTCCCACTAGATTCGACAATATGTACTTCAAGAATCTCCAGCAAGGAATGGGCCTTTTCACTTCCGACCAAGTCCTCTTCACCGACGCAAGGTCCAGGCCCACTGTTAAGATTTGGGCCCATAGTGGACAAACCTTCTACAAGGCCTTCGTTGATGCCATGACTAAGTTGGGCCGGGTCGGAGTGAAGACCGGATCCAATGGCAATATTCGCACCGACTGTAGTGTTTTCAACTCTTGAAACAAatgctttcaattttatcatcattattaagattgtttttttttttttttctaatttcatttgattttcattttttttctcgattaGTGTactcttgtaaaaaaaaaagtatcgGTTTTGATGGtgtgattttttaaatattttaaatgttgatGTCCACGTGAATATAGCATGTTGGCACTACTCCACGTGAATATGCATTAGAAGTTGGATTCACGACGAGATAATGTTCGAACATGTGggtaaaacaaaatttatgatgCCCCAATTCGTTTCAAATTCACTTCAATTCAAACTAACTCGGGTAAGTATCATTACTAGACCATTAGTTTAgaagttttataaaatatttgtgaaaGATTTAGATATGAAGATATTTTAGGAGTATAATAGAAATATTTAGATATGAAGATATTTTAGGAGTataatagaaatattttagaaataaagatttagatattttagaaatcAATATAGAATACCACAAATGTGTGGTTAACATTGTTTAGTCTCTAAATACACCTCTACCTTATCAAGTTTTCATTCCAAGAAAAGCAAATGGTAGCCGTCTCCTACTATGTTTTGTAATCTTTTCTTGATTAGTCTTAATAAAGGTGTGATTATTTCCCACGAAAGGagtgttgagttatggagtattctccctgtatttatagcttggttaATGGCTATATccagtaaagctatatttggtaaagccatatatggtgaagctatatccggtaaagttatatatggtacatagctatatatagtagatggttaaatctggtaaagctatatttagtagactgaaccatatatatatcccgtccagtaaagctcttaaacgtactttctattctctgtactctcttgttgtacatgcctgaagtcatcaataaaaaaaaatccttttagccagagttctccttgcaattctctccattcttttctttgtgatcatctagatcgagcgtgtgcgttgttgtgcgatcctaacaactggtatcagagcaaggcaaaattcaccacgatctgtgaagatgaaaagttcaaagattggaattgagaagttcgatggatccgatttcggtttctggaagatgcagattgaagattatctgtaccagaaagatcttcacgaacctctgttgggggtgaagccggataccatgaccacggaacagtggaagctcaaggatcgacaagccttagggatgatccggttgacgctatccagaaacgtggcgtttaacatcatcaaggagaagacaacgtcagatctgatgaaggcgctgtcaaatatgtatgaaaaaccgtcggctatgaacaaggtgtatttgatgcgtagattgttcaatctacagatgtctgaaggtggacgtgttgcggatcatataaatgaattcaatatgatcataagtcaactgggttcggtggaaattaatttcgaagatgaaattaaagcgttgattttgatgtcatccttacccgagtcatgggatactgttgttgccgcaatcagcagttcccgaggatctgataaactgaagtttgatgaaattcgagatgtagttctcagcgaaagtattcgcaaacgggaaactggagattcatcaggcaatgctctcagtgttgatcgaaggggaagaagcaaatcaaagagctcaaacaaacatgggcgttcaaaatcaaagaaccggggaaaatctccaaacaaacccaacgtaacgtgttggagctgtgggggaaaaggacactttcggacagattgtacaaagctaaagaagaagcagaatcataaatctgaagatgatgatgattctatatacacaacagaagatgctgaggacgttttaatccttagtgtggatagcccagctgaatcctggattttggattcaggtgcatcgttccattcgtctccaagtaaggaattgtttcgaaatttcaaatcaggaaatttcgggaaggtgtatcttgccgacaataaaaccttggagattgaaggaaagggagatgtctccatacaaactccagcaggaaatcaatggacattacaagatgtcagatacattcctggtctcaagaagaacctgatctctattggtcagttggatagcacaggctatgcagcagagtttggaaagagttcctggaagattgtgaagggcgccatggttgttgcgcgtggcacaaaatctggaaccttatacactactgcagagtgtataaacatgactgctgctgctgagagtgcttccaattcaagtctatggcacaatagacttggacatatgagcgtcaaaggaatgaagatgctcactgcgaaaggagctttagaaggcttaaaatctgttgatatgggtctttgtgagagctgcgttatgggcaaacagaaacgagttagtttcacaaaggctgccagagaaccgaagaaagtgcggttggaaatggtccatacagacgtctggggaccatctccagtttcatcacttggtggatcaaggtactacgtcaccttcatcgatgacttcagcaggaaggtatgggtttactttctgaaacataagtcagatgtgtttaccaccttcaagaagtggaaagctgaagttgaaaatcagaccggcttgaagatcaaatgcctgaggtctgacaatggaggagagtacaacaaatcagagtttataacattttgtgcagctgagggaattagattaataagaacaattcccggtaaggcaagacaaaatggtattgcagaaaggatgaacagaaccttgaatgagcgagcaagaagcatgaggattcattctggattgccaaaggcattctgggctgatgctgtgaacacagcagcatatttgattaatagagggccgtcagtacccttgaagttcaaattgcccgaagaagtatggacaggaaaagaactcaagtactctcacttgagaacctttggctgtactgcatatgttcatgttgatccagagaagagagataagcttgatgctaaggctgtgaaatgctacttcataggctatggctctgacatgttcgggtataggttttgggatgagaaaaatatgaagatcctaagacactgtgatgtgacctttgatgaaaatgtcatgtacaaggacagagagaagataaactctgagactacgaagcaagtgggagttgaatttgagtggcaagaaaattcacacagtgatggtacaacagaagctcaagaaactcctgatcctattgctgaagaaccagacgtggagcaagttgcacctgaacaggtgttgagaagatcatccagaactaccagagcaccagacagatattcaacctcattacactatctgttgctgactgacgaaggagaaccagagtcctttgatgaggccctacaagtggaagattcaactaagtgggagcaagccatggatgatgagatgagctcacttgaaaggaataatacgtgggtgctgactgagttgcctacaggaaagagagctctgttgaacaaatgggtgttcaaaatcaaggttgaaccagatggcagaaggaggtttaaggctcggttagtagttaaaggatattcacaaagaaaaggcattgattatgctgagatcttttctccagttgtgaaattaactactatccgaattctactgagtattgttgcatcggagaatttgcaccttgagcaaatggatgtaaaaacggcatttttacatggagatctagacgaggagatctatatgcaacaacccgaaggatttgcagctccaagcaaggagcacatggtgtgtaagctcaataagagcttgtatggactgaaacaagcaccgagacaatggtacaagaagtttgactccttcatgagcaagagtggtttccacagaagtgaaaaggatcagtgttgctacctcaagaaatacactgattcttatgtgtttctactcctgtatgtggatgatatactaattgctggatcaagtatgagggagataaaccacctgaaggcaagcttgtcttcagtatttgagatgaaagatttaggtgcagcgaagcagatccttgggatgaggatttctcgagatagatctgctggcacattaaatctatcccaagagcagtacattgagaaggtgttgtccaaattcaagatgaataacgctaaacccaggactacccccttggcaaatcatattaaattgtcaaaggggcaatctcccaagacagttgaggaacgtgagcacatggcatcagttccgtacgcttctgcagttgggagtttgatgtatgctatggtctgcactagacctgacataacacatgcagtgggagttgttagcaagtacatggcaaatccagggaaggaacattgggaagctgtgaagtggcttctaagatatctgagaggtacatccaatactacactttgttatggcaatggcaaagtagttctgcaaggttttgtggatgctgatctgagtggagatgtagactccagcaagagcacatctgggtatatctacactatagatggaacagcagtgagttggatgtctaagcttcagaaatgcgttgctctttcatctactgaagctgagtacgtggccatagctgaagctggaaaggagatgatatggatgacagactatctagaagaattaggccggaagcagtgcaagaagatcctttatacagatagtcagagtgccatacagttggtgaaaaacccagtctatcattcaagaacaaaacacattagaagacggtaccatttcactcgcaggttagtggaagaaggcgatatgtgtttggagaagatagagggtgcaaagaatccagcagacatgttgacaaaatgtgttgatgttggaaaattaaagctatgcaaagccctaattggtatggtgtaggatcagtctccaagtgggagaattgttgagttatggagtctgctccctgtatttatagcttggtcaacggctatatccggtaaagctatatttggtaaagccatatatggtgaagctatatccggtaaagctatatatggtacatagctatatatagtagatggttaaatctggtaaagctatatttagtagactgaaccatatatatatcccgtccagtaaagctttgaaatgtactttctattctctgtactctctcttgttgtacatgcctgaagtcatcaataaaaaaaaatccttttagccagagttctccttgcaattctctccatccttttctttgtgatcatctagatcgagcgtgtgcgttgttgtgcgatcctaacaaagagttgtgttcaacaatctaGTATAATAGAAAGGTTGGTATACGTTGTCTGATCTCTTGAATCTCTTAGTATGCACTGTGGCTACAGGTTTGCTGgatcttccacatcagaaataatttcttgagattattaatAGGTGAGTTTCTTTACTATGTGAGTAGTTCGTGACTTTACAAGTTATATGTTGAAAACTAGCTTATTTTGTATTACTTAGGTGCTGTCAACACGACAGGTGATCTCCAAGTCGTCAAAGGAACCAAGAAACTCAATAGAAACAAGTATAACATGTGGGTAACGTGCATGATGTTCTATCTACAAGAACAAGACCTTCGAAAAGTCATTGGCGGAAGCGAAATGATGTTGTTAAAGGAGGATGCTAATGGCATCTTGCGCAAATGAAGAATCAAAGCagacaaaataatattttccttgAAGACCATAGTCCAAGAAGAGTTGTTGGAGCACATTCAGGATGACAAGACACTAAAAGAAACATGAGACACGTTTGTGATACTTTTCTAAAAAAGAATGATACGAGGTTATAACTTCTAGATAACGAGTTATTGTCAATCTCACAATGCAACATAATGATTACTCAATACTTCCATGGGGTCAAGTCGATCTGTCAGGAGATTGGTGAACTAGCTCCAAAGTTTGTCATTGGAGAAGCTCCAATGAAGAGgaccatataaaaaaaaaaaaaaaaaaaaaaaacatgttaacAATGTCACAACTAACACATTAGACAACTCCATCTCGTTTGAGTTAGAAGATGTGAAAATCTATGAAGATGTTAAGATATTGTAAAAGCCTAGATAGAAGGGCAAAGAGTGGGATCCTTTTACATGTTATTAGAAGAGTCCGCCTAGGTTGacaaaatagatttttaagaTATGAGATATTAGATATTCGAATagcccaaaataataataataataataaacaaataaatagacaaataaaattaataataaaaaagaaaattaggttgaaaaaaaataacctttATCGGCCTCTCTCTCCACTGATCTCTCCTCCTTTCTCCATTTATGACTCCTCAACCAACCACGCCAAAAGATCACCTTACTGCACAAAGAAAtcagaaaaacagaaaaaaggtCAAATTCGGTAAAAACGAGAGATGTAGGCGTAgttaaggtatatattaaatcattCCTTTCCTTtatctcaatttcatttttaagaaattacaACTAATTAGATCTCTCCCAAATTGTTGCAATTATTTAGCTTATgttagtatttttatactaagTAGCCAAAAgaatggattaaaataaaaataaaaaagatctATGAATATCTACTTAacggaattaaaaaaaaaaaaagaagtgggAACGATGAATTTGGTGAACATCTTTAATAGGGTGAAGAGTCTTGATATAAGTGGGAACGAATTCAAGGGGTGAAAGCAAGCTAATTTGGAGTTAGATAGAACTTAGGCTCAGGTCATTCAAATAAGTGGCAttactatcggcatgattatatttgatgttgataCGTGCCCTATGATTCTggacgtgtcatatatattgatatgtgtgaattgtttatagatcgatatgcttatgatatgatatgtatatgtataatatgtgaattatatgataatatttatgaTACAATTtattcaatgatatgtttgagataagatacgagaaggatgcagtAAAcgataaaaatgatatgatcacggtaaaagaatatggttaggttaaGGGTAAAGAAGTTATGTTACTTAGTTCGATGACAATGTATTACTGACGTTACAGGCGAAAATTTTGGTAGTGAATGTATCAAAatttagagagaaatttttttacttcttcCTTGTTAAAATGATGCGGCTTCCCCTTACGAGgaaaatttcaatttgtcCAATGCTGATAAAgacaatttcaaaattgtatttccaatatgattcaaaatattttgtaatttgttttaatctaaatttaacATTTGCAGTGTAGAAATTGAACTATCGACTTTAGCGATAGAGCAAACATGGAACCGTACTCAAAtgggcaaaaaaaaaaaaaaaaaaaacNGGAAACTCACGACGTAATGGAATATTATTGGACAagttaataagaaaaataatagtttcAAATAGAGAGAAAGATCGTAAACTCACGACGTAATGGAATATCATTGGACAagttaataagaaaaataatagtttcAAATAGAGAGAAAGATCGTTCAACAATACAATAATGTCTTTAA
This genomic window from Cucurbita pepo subsp. pepo cultivar mu-cu-16 chromosome LG01, ASM280686v2, whole genome shotgun sequence contains:
- the LOC111777665 gene encoding peroxidase 51-like, with amino-acid sequence MGGTSLGSLVMVFVLVLTSLLAVVPISEAQLRQNFYADVCPNVESIVRTAVTKKFRQTFVTVPATLRLFFHDCFVQGCDASVMIGSNGGNQVEKDHPDNLSLAGDGFDTVIKAKAAVDAVPECRNKVSCADILVMATRDVISLARGPSYAVELGRKDGLVSRASDVEGKLPQPSFNLNQLNAMFAAHGLSQADMIALSAAHTVGFSHCTKLLNRIYNFSRTNPVDPTLNATYAAKLQGMCPRDVDPRIAIDMDPNTPTRFDNMYFKNLQQGMGLFTSDQVLFTDARSRPTVKIWAHSGQTFYKAFVDAMTKLGRVGVKTGSNGNIRTDCSVFNS